A region from the Vicia villosa cultivar HV-30 ecotype Madison, WI linkage group LG3, Vvil1.0, whole genome shotgun sequence genome encodes:
- the LOC131661331 gene encoding uncharacterized protein LOC131661331, with translation MVREKDVCWEYAEKLDGNKVKCKFCQRVLNGGISRLKHHLSRFPSKGVNPCSKVRDDVTDRVRNIIASKEEVKETSSVKKLKAPEVKSPGTLSATKALISLDTTLSPIGKMFPSSNPMTPSSTNNQENAERSIALFFFENKIDFSVARSSSYQLMIDAVAKCGPGIIGPSAEVLKTTWLERIKMEVGLQSKDVEKEWATTGCTIIADTWTDYKSKAIINFLVSSPSRIFFHKSVDASPYFKNTKWLADLFDSVIQEFGPENVVQIIMDSSFNYTGIGNHIVQNYGTIFVSPCASQCLNLILEDFTKVDWISRCILQAQTISKLIYNNASLLDLMKKYNGGQELIRTGATKSVSTFLSLQSMLKLRTRLKHMFHSPEYASNTSYVNKPQSLSCIAIAEDGDFWRTVEECVAISEPFLKVLREVSEGKPTVGSIYELMTRAKESIRTYYIMDENKCKTFLDIVDKKWREQLHSPLHAAAAFLNPSIQYNPEIKFLSSIKEDFYNVLEKLLPVPDMRRDMTNQIYTFTKAHGMFGCSLAKEARNTVAPWLWWEQYGDSAPGLQRVAIRILSQVCSTFSLQRQWSTFRQIHSEKKNKIDRETLNDLVYINYNLKLNRQMNAKSLEVDMLQFDDIDMSSEWVEENETASPTQWLDRFGTALDGNDLNTRQFGSSIFGANDPIFGL, from the exons A TGGTCCGAGAGAAAGATGTATGTTGGGAATATGCAGAGAAACTAGATGGGAACAAAGTGAAATGTAAATTTTGCCAGAGAGTTTTAAATGGTGGCATTAGTAGATTGAAGCATCATTTATCTAGATTTCCAAGCAAAGGAGTGAATCCTTGCAGTAAGGTCCGCGATGACGTTACTGACCGAGTAAGAAACATAATTGCGTCAAAGGAAGAGGTTAAAGAAACCTCTAGTGTCAAGAAGCTAAAAGCGCCGGAAGTTAAATCTCCCGGTACTCTTTCTGCAACCAAAGCTCTTATATCTTTGGACACAACATTATCTCCTATTGGGAAGATGTTTCCTTCGAGCAATCCTATGACGCCTTCCTCAACAAATAATCAAGAGAATGCAGAAAGAAGTATTGCTTTATTCTTTTTCGAGAATAAGATAGATTTCAGTGTTGCGCGATCTTCGTCCTATCAGTTGATGATTGACGCCGTTGCAAAATGTGGTCCTGGAATTATAGGCCCGTCAGCTGAGGTTCTGAAAACAACGTGGTTGGAGAGGATAAAAATGGAAGTCGGTTTACAGTCGAAAGATGTTGAGAAAGAGTGGGCTACTACGGGTTGTACCATTATTGCAGACACATGGACTGATTATAAATCAAAGGCCATTATTAATTTCTTAGTCTCGTCACCGTCCAGGATATTTTTCCACAAATCAGTGGACGCGTCTCCGTATTTCAAGAACACGAAATGGCTCGCTGATCTTTTTGATTCTGTGATTCAGGAGTTTGGTCCGGAGAATGTTGTGCAAATTATTATGGATAGCAGCTTTAACTACACTGGGATTGGTAATCATATAGTGCAGAACTACGGGACAATATTTGTATCTCCTTGTGCCTCGCAATGTTTGAATCTAATATTGGAGGATTTCACCAAGGTTGATTGGATTAGTAGATGCATTTTACAAGCACAAACCATATCGAAGTTGATTTACAATAATGCTTCATTGCTTGATCTTATGAAGAAGTATAACGGAGGTCAGGAACTTATCAGGACTGGGGCGACAAAATCTGTATCCACCTTCCTGTCTTTGCAGTCAATGTTGAAGCTAAGAACACGGTTGAAGCATATGTTTCACAGCCCCGAATATGCGTCGAACACTTCCTATGTAAACAAACCTCAGAGTCTTTCCTGTATTGCGATTGCTGAAGATGGTGATTTCTGGAGGACGGTGGAAGAATGTGTGGCCATCTCCGAGCCATTTCTGAAGGTGTTAAGAGAAGTATCCGAAGGGAAACCAACGGTAGGTTCGATATATGAACTAATGACTAGGGCCAAAGAATCTATCAGAACATACTACATAATGGATGAGAATAAATGCAAGACATTCTTAGATATAGTTGATAAAAAATGGAGGGAACAACTTCATTCCCCTCTACATGCAGCTGCAGCTTTTTTAAACCCCAGTATCCAGTACAATCCTGAAATCAAATTTCTCTCGTCTATAAAAGAAGACTTCTATAATGTTCTTGAGAAGTTGCTTCCTGTACCAGATATGAGGCGCGACATGACCAATCAAATCTATACGTTTACAAAGGCACACGGAATGTTCGGTTGTAGCCTAGCAAAGGAAGCAAGAAACACAGTAGCACCAT GGCTTTGGTGGGAACAGTATGGTGATTCTGCTCCGGGGCTGCAACGAGTTGCCATTAGAATATTAAGTCAAGTTTGTAGCACTTTCTCACTTCAGAGGCAGTGGAGTACCTTCCGGCAAATTCACTCGGAGAAAAAGAATAAGATTGATCGAGAAACACTGAACGACCTTGTTTATATAAACTACAATCTCAAGTTgaataggcaaatgaatgcaaagTCTTTAGAAGTTGATATGCTTCAATTTGATGATATTGACATGAGTTCTGAGTGGGTGGAGGAAAATGAAACTGCAAGTCCAACTCAGTGGCTAGATCGTTTTGGTACAGCCTTGGATGGCAATGATTTGAACACGAGACAGTTTGGTAGTTCTATATTTGGTGCAAATGACCCAATATTTGGATTGTAA
- the LOC131661332 gene encoding uncharacterized protein LOC131661332 isoform X3, whose amino-acid sequence MKIALEKNFTKGRRSEQVQASCLYLAYRDKNKPYLLIDFSNSLTTNVYVLGAVFLQLCKVLRLENHPIVQKLVDPSLFIYKFTNNLLKQRNVPVSETALNIIASMKRDWMQTGRKPSGLCGAALYMSALAHGFTCSKSDILRIVHVCEATLTKRLVEFENTESSSLTIDELNAMAKEHEKTPIKIPNGELNKCNSEDQELLCEHKGSGMPYFALGLCEACYRDFDTLSGGLDGGLDPPAFQRAERDRMIKSHSEENANKLDDLAKDSNGAYESQIEFHAASEPKSIGGDEGYMATKDVEHDKSQIEGDMNAKTQDESESLSDIDDQEVDGYLHNEEEKRYKKEIWEFNNREYLEEQAIKEAAIAAELKKLEEELKNCSPESRAARELAAEAAEAVAKSRKEMRQKRALEAKSLGPAKSAVEATSRMLKTKKLSSKVNYDSLKKLFDEPASPQNQKKVRFELPSKDDDDNLELKSDHKTKNDDYELADEYVEDDMNGEYNDTLYPVNDYDETYYGEDGYDGFM is encoded by the exons A TGAAGATAGCACTAGAGAAAAATTTTACAAAGGGACGTAGATCAGAACAAGTACAAGCTTCTTGCCTCTATCTTGCATACCG GGATAAAAATAAGCCATACCTTCTTATTGATTTTTCAAATTCTTTAACGACAAATGT TTATGTGCTCGGCGCAGTTTTTTTGCAGCTTTGTAAAGTGTTAAGGCTTGAAAATCATCCGATTGTTCAAAAGCTTGTTGACCCCAGTCTTTTTATTTACAAATTTACAAATA ATTTGTTAAAGCAAAGGAATGTGCCTGTCTCTGAAACTGCACTGAATATTATTGCCAGCATGAAACGTGACTGGATGCAG ACAGGGAGGAAGCCTAGCGGATTATGCGGTGCAGCATTATACATGTCTGCTCTTGCACATGGGTTTACATGCTCTAAGTCAGATATT CTAAGAATCGTCCATGTATGTGAAGCAACATTGACCAAGCGGCTGGTAGAGTTTGAGAATACAGAGTCCTCCAGTCTGACA ATTGATGAGTTGAATGCAATGGcaaaagagcatgaaaaaactcCAATTAAAATACCAAATGGTGAACTGAACAAATGTAATTCAGAGGATCAAGAACTACTGTGTGAACACAAGGGTAGTGGAATGCCCTATTTTGCACTTGGATTATGTGAAGCATGTTACAGGGAT TTTGATACACTCTCTGGTGGACTTGATGGTGGTTTAGATCCTCCTGCATTCCAGCGTGCTGAGAGGGATAGAATGATAAAGTCACATTCTGAGGAAAATGCTAATAAATTGGATGAT TTGGCAAAGGATTCAAATGGTGCATACGAGAGCCAAATAGAGTTTCATGCTGCCTCTGAGCCTAAAAGTATTG GGGGTGATGAAGGATATATGGCCACTAAGGACGTTGAGCATGATAAGTCACAAATAGAAGGTGACATGAATGCAAAAACTCAAGATGAATCAGAAAGTCTCTCTGATATTGATGACCAGGAG GTTGATGGCTACCTTCACAATGAGGAGGAAAAGCGTTACAAAAAAGAGATATGGGAATTTAATAATCGAGAGTATCTTGAG GAACAAGCTATCAAGGAAGCAGCTATAGCAGCTGAATTGAAAAAATTAGAGGAAGAATTAAAAAATTGTTCTCCTGAATCTCGTGCAGCAAGAGAGCTTGCTGCTGAAGCTGCTGAAGCTGTGGCAAAATCTAGAAAG GAAATGAGGCAGAAACGAGCTCTAGAGGCAAAAAGTTTGGGTCCTGCTAAATCTGCTGTAGAGGCAACGAGCCGAATGTTGAAAACAAAG AAGCTCAGCTCCAAAGTCAATTATGATTCTTTGAAGAAATTATTTGATGAACCT GCATCTCCACAGAATCAAAAGAAAGTACGATTTGAGTTACCCTCaaaggatgatgatgataatttgGAATTGAAGTCAGACCACAAAACAAAGAATGATGATTATGAATTGGCCGACGAATACGTGGAGGATGATATGAATGGAGAATACAATGATACTTTGTATCCAGTAAATGATTATGATGAGACATACTATGGGGAAGATGGATATGATGGTTTTATGTAA
- the LOC131661332 gene encoding uncharacterized protein LOC131661332 isoform X2: MVYCDHCVRNVHGQRIDDSVLCCEDCGKVLEDYYFSQEATFVKTAGGKSQLSGNFVNGVRVGISESRARTLDKARDFMKNLSVGLGVEDNSIVEEALAFYTIALEKNFTKGRRSEQVQASCLYLAYRDKNKPYLLIDFSNSLTTNVYVLGAVFLQLCKVLRLENHPIVQKLVDPSLFIYKFTNNLLKQRNVPVSETALNIIASMKRDWMQTGRKPSGLCGAALYMSALAHGFTCSKSDILRIVHVCEATLTKRLVEFENTESSSLTIDELNAMAKEHEKTPIKIPNGELNKCNSEDQELLCEHKGSGMPYFALGLCEACYRDFDTLSGGLDGGLDPPAFQRAERDRMIKSHSEENANKLDDDSNGAYESQIEFHAASEPKSIGGDEGYMATKDVEHDKSQIEGDMNAKTQDESESLSDIDDQEVDGYLHNEEEKRYKKEIWEFNNREYLEEQAIKEAAIAAELKKLEEELKNCSPESRAARELAAEAAEAVAKSRKEMRQKRALEAKSLGPAKSAVEATSRMLKTKKLSSKVNYDSLKKLFDEPASPQNQKKVRFELPSKDDDDNLELKSDHKTKNDDYELADEYVEDDMNGEYNDTLYPVNDYDETYYGEDGYDGFM, translated from the exons ATGGTGTACTGTGATCACTGTGTCAGAAACGTTCATGGACAGCGAATCGACGATAGTGTCTT ATGTTGTGAGGACTGTGGGAAGGTGTTGGAAGATTACTATTTTTCTCAGGAGGCAACTTTTGTGAAAACTGCTGGTGGAAAG AGCCAATTATCAGGCAATTTTGTAAATGGGGTTCGTGTTGGAATTTCCGAATCACGTGCAAGGACTTTAGATAAAG CtagagattttatgaaaaatctAAGTGTCGGCCTTGGAGTGGAAGATAATAGTATAGTTGAGGAAGCTTTGGCCTTTTATACA ATAGCACTAGAGAAAAATTTTACAAAGGGACGTAGATCAGAACAAGTACAAGCTTCTTGCCTCTATCTTGCATACCG GGATAAAAATAAGCCATACCTTCTTATTGATTTTTCAAATTCTTTAACGACAAATGT TTATGTGCTCGGCGCAGTTTTTTTGCAGCTTTGTAAAGTGTTAAGGCTTGAAAATCATCCGATTGTTCAAAAGCTTGTTGACCCCAGTCTTTTTATTTACAAATTTACAAATA ATTTGTTAAAGCAAAGGAATGTGCCTGTCTCTGAAACTGCACTGAATATTATTGCCAGCATGAAACGTGACTGGATGCAG ACAGGGAGGAAGCCTAGCGGATTATGCGGTGCAGCATTATACATGTCTGCTCTTGCACATGGGTTTACATGCTCTAAGTCAGATATT CTAAGAATCGTCCATGTATGTGAAGCAACATTGACCAAGCGGCTGGTAGAGTTTGAGAATACAGAGTCCTCCAGTCTGACA ATTGATGAGTTGAATGCAATGGcaaaagagcatgaaaaaactcCAATTAAAATACCAAATGGTGAACTGAACAAATGTAATTCAGAGGATCAAGAACTACTGTGTGAACACAAGGGTAGTGGAATGCCCTATTTTGCACTTGGATTATGTGAAGCATGTTACAGGGAT TTTGATACACTCTCTGGTGGACTTGATGGTGGTTTAGATCCTCCTGCATTCCAGCGTGCTGAGAGGGATAGAATGATAAAGTCACATTCTGAGGAAAATGCTAATAAATTGGATGAT GATTCAAATGGTGCATACGAGAGCCAAATAGAGTTTCATGCTGCCTCTGAGCCTAAAAGTATTG GGGGTGATGAAGGATATATGGCCACTAAGGACGTTGAGCATGATAAGTCACAAATAGAAGGTGACATGAATGCAAAAACTCAAGATGAATCAGAAAGTCTCTCTGATATTGATGACCAGGAG GTTGATGGCTACCTTCACAATGAGGAGGAAAAGCGTTACAAAAAAGAGATATGGGAATTTAATAATCGAGAGTATCTTGAG GAACAAGCTATCAAGGAAGCAGCTATAGCAGCTGAATTGAAAAAATTAGAGGAAGAATTAAAAAATTGTTCTCCTGAATCTCGTGCAGCAAGAGAGCTTGCTGCTGAAGCTGCTGAAGCTGTGGCAAAATCTAGAAAG GAAATGAGGCAGAAACGAGCTCTAGAGGCAAAAAGTTTGGGTCCTGCTAAATCTGCTGTAGAGGCAACGAGCCGAATGTTGAAAACAAAG AAGCTCAGCTCCAAAGTCAATTATGATTCTTTGAAGAAATTATTTGATGAACCT GCATCTCCACAGAATCAAAAGAAAGTACGATTTGAGTTACCCTCaaaggatgatgatgataatttgGAATTGAAGTCAGACCACAAAACAAAGAATGATGATTATGAATTGGCCGACGAATACGTGGAGGATGATATGAATGGAGAATACAATGATACTTTGTATCCAGTAAATGATTATGATGAGACATACTATGGGGAAGATGGATATGATGGTTTTATGTAA
- the LOC131661332 gene encoding uncharacterized protein LOC131661332 isoform X1, whose protein sequence is MVYCDHCVRNVHGQRIDDSVLCCEDCGKVLEDYYFSQEATFVKTAGGKSQLSGNFVNGVRVGISESRARTLDKARDFMKNLSVGLGVEDNSIVEEALAFYTIALEKNFTKGRRSEQVQASCLYLAYRDKNKPYLLIDFSNSLTTNVYVLGAVFLQLCKVLRLENHPIVQKLVDPSLFIYKFTNNLLKQRNVPVSETALNIIASMKRDWMQTGRKPSGLCGAALYMSALAHGFTCSKSDILRIVHVCEATLTKRLVEFENTESSSLTIDELNAMAKEHEKTPIKIPNGELNKCNSEDQELLCEHKGSGMPYFALGLCEACYRDFDTLSGGLDGGLDPPAFQRAERDRMIKSHSEENANKLDDLAKDSNGAYESQIEFHAASEPKSIGGDEGYMATKDVEHDKSQIEGDMNAKTQDESESLSDIDDQEVDGYLHNEEEKRYKKEIWEFNNREYLEEQAIKEAAIAAELKKLEEELKNCSPESRAARELAAEAAEAVAKSRKEMRQKRALEAKSLGPAKSAVEATSRMLKTKKLSSKVNYDSLKKLFDEPASPQNQKKVRFELPSKDDDDNLELKSDHKTKNDDYELADEYVEDDMNGEYNDTLYPVNDYDETYYGEDGYDGFM, encoded by the exons ATGGTGTACTGTGATCACTGTGTCAGAAACGTTCATGGACAGCGAATCGACGATAGTGTCTT ATGTTGTGAGGACTGTGGGAAGGTGTTGGAAGATTACTATTTTTCTCAGGAGGCAACTTTTGTGAAAACTGCTGGTGGAAAG AGCCAATTATCAGGCAATTTTGTAAATGGGGTTCGTGTTGGAATTTCCGAATCACGTGCAAGGACTTTAGATAAAG CtagagattttatgaaaaatctAAGTGTCGGCCTTGGAGTGGAAGATAATAGTATAGTTGAGGAAGCTTTGGCCTTTTATACA ATAGCACTAGAGAAAAATTTTACAAAGGGACGTAGATCAGAACAAGTACAAGCTTCTTGCCTCTATCTTGCATACCG GGATAAAAATAAGCCATACCTTCTTATTGATTTTTCAAATTCTTTAACGACAAATGT TTATGTGCTCGGCGCAGTTTTTTTGCAGCTTTGTAAAGTGTTAAGGCTTGAAAATCATCCGATTGTTCAAAAGCTTGTTGACCCCAGTCTTTTTATTTACAAATTTACAAATA ATTTGTTAAAGCAAAGGAATGTGCCTGTCTCTGAAACTGCACTGAATATTATTGCCAGCATGAAACGTGACTGGATGCAG ACAGGGAGGAAGCCTAGCGGATTATGCGGTGCAGCATTATACATGTCTGCTCTTGCACATGGGTTTACATGCTCTAAGTCAGATATT CTAAGAATCGTCCATGTATGTGAAGCAACATTGACCAAGCGGCTGGTAGAGTTTGAGAATACAGAGTCCTCCAGTCTGACA ATTGATGAGTTGAATGCAATGGcaaaagagcatgaaaaaactcCAATTAAAATACCAAATGGTGAACTGAACAAATGTAATTCAGAGGATCAAGAACTACTGTGTGAACACAAGGGTAGTGGAATGCCCTATTTTGCACTTGGATTATGTGAAGCATGTTACAGGGAT TTTGATACACTCTCTGGTGGACTTGATGGTGGTTTAGATCCTCCTGCATTCCAGCGTGCTGAGAGGGATAGAATGATAAAGTCACATTCTGAGGAAAATGCTAATAAATTGGATGAT TTGGCAAAGGATTCAAATGGTGCATACGAGAGCCAAATAGAGTTTCATGCTGCCTCTGAGCCTAAAAGTATTG GGGGTGATGAAGGATATATGGCCACTAAGGACGTTGAGCATGATAAGTCACAAATAGAAGGTGACATGAATGCAAAAACTCAAGATGAATCAGAAAGTCTCTCTGATATTGATGACCAGGAG GTTGATGGCTACCTTCACAATGAGGAGGAAAAGCGTTACAAAAAAGAGATATGGGAATTTAATAATCGAGAGTATCTTGAG GAACAAGCTATCAAGGAAGCAGCTATAGCAGCTGAATTGAAAAAATTAGAGGAAGAATTAAAAAATTGTTCTCCTGAATCTCGTGCAGCAAGAGAGCTTGCTGCTGAAGCTGCTGAAGCTGTGGCAAAATCTAGAAAG GAAATGAGGCAGAAACGAGCTCTAGAGGCAAAAAGTTTGGGTCCTGCTAAATCTGCTGTAGAGGCAACGAGCCGAATGTTGAAAACAAAG AAGCTCAGCTCCAAAGTCAATTATGATTCTTTGAAGAAATTATTTGATGAACCT GCATCTCCACAGAATCAAAAGAAAGTACGATTTGAGTTACCCTCaaaggatgatgatgataatttgGAATTGAAGTCAGACCACAAAACAAAGAATGATGATTATGAATTGGCCGACGAATACGTGGAGGATGATATGAATGGAGAATACAATGATACTTTGTATCCAGTAAATGATTATGATGAGACATACTATGGGGAAGATGGATATGATGGTTTTATGTAA